In Mycolicibacterium nivoides, the DNA window CCAGTCGAATGGCCACGTTCGTGGTGTAACTGGCGCGAGCCGGCGTCAGTGACGACAGCGACGATGTCACCCCGACGATCAACAGGGCCAGCACGGTCTCGACGAGCACGGCCCGGCTCGGAATATGCGTGCGCGCAGCGCGGTAGACGACGTACCCGGCGACGACCGTGGCCGCCACCAGGCTGATCTTCACCAGGAGCGTGACTCCGTATGCCGTGGTGGTCAATGCGGCGAGCGGGCGGATCTGCAGCACCGCCAGGACCACGCCCGCGGCGCCCGCCAACCCCACATGCGCGACAGCGACCCGGTGCCAGCGCTGCGGAACGGACCTGTGCACCAGGGCGATCAGGGTCATCCCGCCCAACCACACGGCGACCGCGTAGATGTGGACGAAGGTGGCCACGAACGGGCAGACGGATGAGCCGCCGTGCCCTCCCAAGGTGACCGCGGCAATCGCGGCTGCGGCCTGTACGAGCCCGAGGACGGCCGGACGGGGCAACGCCGCCAGGCTGAGGACTACGGCGACCAGCAGGGCGGCCCCGAACGGCGTGCGAGCGATCGTTGTCGCCGCCTCCCACGAGATGTCGGCGACGGACCCGGACTGCTCGACGGCCAGTACAAAGAACCTGCTGAGCAAGCCCAGAATCAGCAGGGCCGCGCCGATCCGGTAGACGATCGGGAACCGGTGTGTTCCCAGGATGTCCGGCCACGCCCAGCGGGCAGCCAACAGCACGCCTGCCGATCCGATCGTGCCCAGGTACACCACGACCTTGACCGGAAGGAGCACTGTCCGGTCCACTGCCGACGCACTACCGACCTGCGACCACTGTCCCTGCTCGGTGACCGAGCCGACCGTGAATCGTATCGAGAGGGACACGACATGGGTGTCCGCGGAGACTACCCGGGCGGTCGCCAGATAGGCCCCGTCGGGCAGCTTCTCGTTCAGCGGCAACACGATCCGTTGTCGTCCGGCCTCCAGGTGTTGACCCGCCAGTGGGTACCGGGTGCCGTCGACGTCGATCAACTGGGCCGACCCGTCGACAAGCGTGACGGGCTCGTCGAGATCGAAGGTCAACACCGCGGGGGAGGTCTCCAGGCGTGTGCCGTCGGCCGGCGCGCTGGATACGACGGTGGCGTGAGCGACGGCTGGGGCCGCCGTCCACAGCAGGCCTGCGGCTGCGGCGGCGATCATCATGAGCCCCCACAGCGCGACGCGTGTTCGCGGCACACCCCTAGGACCTGCGCCGCAGCGTGACTGCCAAGGCGGCAGAACTGCCGAGTGCGAGCAACAGCGCGACGACGGAGGTCGCGCGCCATAGCCACGACTCGCCACCCGGCGATCCGGCTGGTACCAGCGTGGGTGCGCCGTGGCCGTCATGCGTGTGGCCCGCCTCCGCCGCTCCCAAGGTCACGACCGGTGCCGGATGTTCGGGTTCGCTGTCCTTGTCGACGGCGATCTCGTTCCACGACACCACCGAACCGTCGCTGTAGGACTGATCCGAAAGGAGCGGGACGGTTTCCGCGTTCTCGGGCCACGGACCCGCGGAGAACGCGAACTCACCGTACTCCGTGGGTTTGATCCCGCCGGCCTTGTCGATCGCGCGCCAGGTGATCCGGGACACCCGTTGGCCGTCGCCGGTTGGCTCGGTCTCCACATTCGCCGTCCACCCGGGAATCGGCAACGTGCGGGCCGAGGTCAGCTCGATGTTGTCGGGCACGGTCACGGTCACGCCGATCGTGGATGCCTGCTCGGATTCGGTCGGCACGATGAGCCGCACGATTCCGTAGCCGCCCCGCGGAGGTTGCTGTCCTTCGTCCACCCGGACATGGGCGGCCGCTGGTGCCGCCGTGACGATCATGCCTGTTACCACGGCAGTGGTAACACCAAACATGCGAAGGGGTTTCGAGGTTGTGGTCATGGCGATCTAGTCCCAGTTCTCGGCGATCAGGCGATAGGACGCGCGGCGGACGTCAGGGGCGTAGACGATGGTGCTCACCAGAAGCTCGTCGGCGGACACGCTGCCGGTCAGGGCGCGCAGCTTGTCGACCACGAATCCCGGGGAACCGGCGAAACTCAGCGCGCGGGAGTCGGCGAACTTCTGGCTGTCCGGTTCGATGAACCCGCCGTCGGTGACCGGTTCGGACGGCAGATAGGTTCCACGGGCCCGCAGACTGGCCAGTGTCCGCAGGTACGTTTCCTCCAAACGCCTTCCCAACTCATCGGTTTCAGCCGCGATGGCGTGTGCGGATACGCCGACGTAGGGGGAGTCCAGCCGCTTGGAGGGCTGGAAATCGTCCCGGTATCGCTGCACCGTGCCGACGATGTCGTTCTTGACGCTGTGCGCATTGACATAGAGCGGAAGACCGTACTTCGCAGCAATGGTCGCACTCCAGCCTGATTCACCGCCGAACACGGCGAGCCCGAGATCCTCCTGATAACCGGGGGAGACCCGGTACTCCTCGCCACCGACCACTGCGACCGGGCGCTCAAGGTAGTTGAGGATCTCGCGGATGCGCGACTCATCGTCAGGCACCGTGAGTGGAGCGTTGGACAGATATCCGAGCAACTCGAACAGGAAGTCACTGCCGTTGGCCGCCACAGCGACATCGCCGTCCTGGCTCCCCGGGTGCGCCGTGACCGCCGTCAGGATCTCGCTGATCTCCCGGTAGGGTGCCGACTTGCCGTAGCCCTGCTTGGAACGGCCGAGTCCGAGCACCACACGGCCCGGTGCCACCGCCGCCAGCGAACCGAACTCCTCGGCAATTTCCAGGCTGGTGTGAAACGGCAGCACTGTCGCTGCCGAACCCAGCTTGATCCGGTTGGTGGCCTGGATGACAAGGGCGATCAGGATCGCCGGTGCCGACGAGGCTCGGCCCTGGTCCAGGTGATGTTCGGCGAACCAGTACGAGGCATACCCGAGATCTTCCGCCTCGCGGGCGAGTTCGACGCTGCTGCGGATCGCGCAGCCGCTGCTCGTCCCTCTCGGGACAGGCACCTGATCGAGTACCGATAGCTGTGTCATGTGCCGCCCGTCTACTTGTTGGTAAGGCCGAGTTGCCAGGCAGTCAAGCGCTTTTCGACCCCAGCGAGCAGGAGGTTGAGAGTGACACCGATGATGCCGAGCACCACGATTCCCGAATACATGGCCGCGATTTGATAACTCTCCTGGCTGGAGCGGATGTAGATGCCGATTCCTTCTGTGGCACCGAGGTATTCGGCTGCCACCAAGGCGGTAAAGGCGTAGGACGCCGCGAGCCGCACCCCCGGGAAGATGTTCGGGACGGAGGCCGGCAGTACCACCCGGGTGAAGATGTAAGCGCGTCCGGCCCCGAGCGTGCGCGCCGCGTTGAGCAGAATCTTCTCGACTCCCTTGACCGCATTCACGGTGCTGATGAAGACCGGCCAGAACGCCGCCCACGTGACGATTGCCACCTTGGACTGTTCACCGATACCGAAGAACAGCAGGAACACCGGGAACAACGCCAGGATCGACAGGCTGCGAAAGAACAGCAGCACCGGGTCGAATGCCTTCTCCAGCACTCGGACCGAGCCCACCAGGATGCCGAGAACCACGCCGAGTCCTGTCCCGATCAGGAAGCCCGACAGGCCCCGGCGCAAGCTGGGCCATACCTGTTGACGCAGATCGCCCCCGGCTGCCAGTCCGTCGGCGAGCTTGCTCAGCACGGTCTGCGGCGGTGTCAGGAACTTCGGGTCGAGCACCCCGGTGGCGGTTGCCGACCACCAGGCGAACACCACCAGCGTGACGCCGACAGCCCCGTAGAGATATTTGTCGTACTTGGCCAGCCGTGCCCGCCACAGGGGAGTTCGCGGGGACGCGCCGGGGGCAGGCTCGACGGCCGGACTCGGCTGTACGGCTGTGGGCGTAGCCGCTTCAGTTGTTACCAACTTCGACCTCCTCCTTGAGGATCTGGGCCACCTGACCACGGATACGGCCGAATTCCGCGCTGGCGCGCGAATCGTCGTCGCGTGGTCTCGGCAGGCTCACGTCGATGAGGTCTTTGACCGAACCCGGCCGTTTCGTCATCACCGCGATCCGGTCCGACAGAAAGATCGCTTCGTCGATGGAGTGGGTGACGAACAGGATCGTCTTCTTGCGCGCACCCGACTCCCAGATCCGCAACAGTTCGTTTTGAAGGAACTCTCTGGTCTGGGCGTCCAACGCGGCAAACGGTTCGTCGAGGACCAGGACCTCGGGGTCGTAGGCCAACGATCGCGCGATCGCGACCCGTTGACGCATACCACCGGAGAGGCGATGGGGGAGGTGGTGCGCGAAGTTCTCCAGGCCAACGGTTTTGAGGATCCGCTGCGATGTCTGGTGGCGTTCGTCCGATGGGATGGACCGCACCTTCAGCCCGACTTCGACGTTCTTCTGTACCGACAACCACGGGAACAGGGCGTAGCTCTGAAAAACCACCCCGACGTTCTTGCTCACCCCGCGTACGGGTGAGCCGTCCAGCAGTAGCTCACCTCCGTCGTAACTCTCCAGGCCGGCCAAGATGTTGAGGAAAGTCGACTTGCCACACCCGCTGGGACCGAGCAATGCCAGGAATTCACCCTCATGGATGTCGAGGTCGAAGGTTCGCAGTACCTCGGTCACGGTCGGCGCGTCTTTGACGCCTTTGCCGACGTGCGGGAACTCCTTGCGCAGGCCTCGGGCGCGGATCTTGACGCCGGCGGTGTCGGCGGGAGATTCGGCAATGCTTGCCTGGGTCATGTCAGATCTCCCCGTCGGTCAGGATCTCGGTGTTGTCGGCCTGGGAATCGATCAGGGCGGGAGATTTTGCGTACGGGTTGAATTCGTTGGTGGCGATGTCTTCCGGCTTGAGCTTGGATTCTTCGGGAGTGAGGGTTCCGACGCGTTCGGCCAGGCCCCACCAGAAGCCGGTCTGTTCCTTGTCGAGGATCAGATTGTTCGCGTAGTAGTACTTGGTGATCTGCTCCTTGGGCAGACCGGTGAGCTTGGCGACGATGTCGCGGTACTCCTCAGGATGGGCGTTGCCCCAGTTGGCCACCTTGGCCAGAATCCCGATGAACTCGCGGGTCTGCTCGGGATATTTGCGGATGAACTTGCCACTGGCACTGATCGGAGCCAGCCCGCCGTCGTTTCCGGAATTGTTGAAGTCGGAGAACGCCACCTTGACGTCGGGATCGGTGCGCAGCACGCCGTTGAGCGGCGGATGGATCACCGCAAGGTCGACGCCGCCCTGCTGAAGTGACTGCGGCAGAAGGCTTTCGGACTGGGTCAGAAACTTGACCTTGTCTATGTCCACCCCGTTCTTGACGAGGTAGTCCTTGAGGATGAACTCGGCGCAGCCCTTGAGCGACGCCAGCCCGACCGTTTTCCCTTCCAACTGCTTGAGGTTGGTCTCGTCGAGATCGGAGTCCTTGCGTACGAAGTACTCCATGTGCGGCCCGTCCTTGGTCGTGTAGGTGCGCGAGGCGATGACCTTCAGGTCGACCCCGGCCGCCACGGCCGACAACGAGCGGTTGAACATGAACGACGCGAACGTGATGTCACCCGTCCCGAGCAGGGCGGGCAGCTGGCCGGAATCCACCGCACCCACATACTCGGGACGGATGCTGGCTTTGTCCCACAGACCGAATTCGTCGGCGATCTTCACCAGCGACGGCGCCTTGGGATCTTCGGACCACTTGAAATGGACCGGGTTGCTGGGGTCGGCGGGAACAACCTTGTCATCCTGCGCCAGGTCGGAGGAACCGCCCGATGAACACCCGGCGAACGCGGTCGCCGCGAATGCCACCGCGATGAGGGTGACGGCGCCGCGGCGGAATCGACTGGGTATCTTGCTCCGCGAATCGAGCATGAGGTACCTTCCCTGGGCTGACGGATTGCGTTGGTTCATGGTCAAGCGGATAACGCTGCGCGACAAGGAATATCGGCTACCAGAACGGTTAAGCTCAGCTACATCGGGGATGGCACACGGTGGGGCCGTGCGCAAGCCTGGTGGGTCAGACCGACGCGGCGGCGGGCGTGCTGGAATCGGCCCCGAGCTTGGCGAGTGCCGCCGCGGCATCCAGGGAACGCACTGGGCGGCCGACCCTGGCGTGTTCGGCGGTGACGCGTTGGATCAGCTCGTTTACCGGTGCCTGCCGACCGTGAAGGCGGGCCTGCAAGACGATTTCGCCGTTGAACCAGTCCGTTTCGACCTGGCTGTGCCCGCGGGCCACACTCTGCCAGGTGGAGCTGAAGTAGTCGTCGTGAACCCGGCCCTGCAGCAGATCGCCACGACGTTGCGCGTCCTGTTCGGCGGTCACGAAAGGGATCCGGGCCGCTGTGAGGACCTGTTCGGCCTCGTTACGTGCGCGCGCGACCAGTTCGTCGGCCTGGGGGCCGGGACAGTACACGGCAGCCACACCGTTGCCGAGATTCGCGATGAGCTTGCGGTGCTTCCACGCCATCACATCGTCGCGGACCCGGGAATGGAAGCCGGCGGCACGCAGGGTGGCCGCAACGAGGTCCGCCTGCTGGTCGTGCCCTCTCGGGTAGGCGCCCAGGTCGAGAATTCCCGCCACCGGATAGCTCTGTTGCACAACTACTCCCGGTTCCAGATGGGCGGCCGGGAGCATC includes these proteins:
- a CDS encoding LLM class flavin-dependent oxidoreductase, which codes for MTQLSVLDQVPVPRGTSSGCAIRSSVELAREAEDLGYASYWFAEHHLDQGRASSAPAILIALVIQATNRIKLGSAATVLPFHTSLEIAEEFGSLAAVAPGRVVLGLGRSKQGYGKSAPYREISEILTAVTAHPGSQDGDVAVAANGSDFLFELLGYLSNAPLTVPDDESRIREILNYLERPVAVVGGEEYRVSPGYQEDLGLAVFGGESGWSATIAAKYGLPLYVNAHSVKNDIVGTVQRYRDDFQPSKRLDSPYVGVSAHAIAAETDELGRRLEETYLRTLASLRARGTYLPSEPVTDGGFIEPDSQKFADSRALSFAGSPGFVVDKLRALTGSVSADELLVSTIVYAPDVRRASYRLIAENWD
- a CDS encoding ABC transporter substrate-binding protein, whose translation is MLDSRSKIPSRFRRGAVTLIAVAFAATAFAGCSSGGSSDLAQDDKVVPADPSNPVHFKWSEDPKAPSLVKIADEFGLWDKASIRPEYVGAVDSGQLPALLGTGDITFASFMFNRSLSAVAAGVDLKVIASRTYTTKDGPHMEYFVRKDSDLDETNLKQLEGKTVGLASLKGCAEFILKDYLVKNGVDIDKVKFLTQSESLLPQSLQQGGVDLAVIHPPLNGVLRTDPDVKVAFSDFNNSGNDGGLAPISASGKFIRKYPEQTREFIGILAKVANWGNAHPEEYRDIVAKLTGLPKEQITKYYYANNLILDKEQTGFWWGLAERVGTLTPEESKLKPEDIATNEFNPYAKSPALIDSQADNTEILTDGEI
- a CDS encoding ketopantoate reductase family protein, producing MATPLTRPVVVYGVGAIGGVIAARLRLAGFEVTAVARGAHLEAIRAGGLTLVTQAGADAVDLSVAAHAGQVDWSDDPVVILAVKSHQTAAALEDLSAHAPAATRVFVAQNGVANEAAVLRRFAHVYGITVMLPAAHLEPGVVVQQSYPVAGILDLGAYPRGHDQQADLVAATLRAAGFHSRVRDDVMAWKHRKLIANLGNGVAAVYCPGPQADELVARARNEAEQVLTAARIPFVTAEQDAQRRGDLLQGRVHDDYFSSTWQSVARGHSQVETDWFNGEIVLQARLHGRQAPVNELIQRVTAEHARVGRPVRSLDAAAALAKLGADSSTPAAASV
- a CDS encoding copper resistance CopC/CopD family protein; the encoded protein is MPRTRVALWGLMMIAAAAAGLLWTAAPAVAHATVVSSAPADGTRLETSPAVLTFDLDEPVTLVDGSAQLIDVDGTRYPLAGQHLEAGRQRIVLPLNEKLPDGAYLATARVVSADTHVVSLSIRFTVGSVTEQGQWSQVGSASAVDRTVLLPVKVVVYLGTIGSAGVLLAARWAWPDILGTHRFPIVYRIGAALLILGLLSRFFVLAVEQSGSVADISWEAATTIARTPFGAALLVAVVLSLAALPRPAVLGLVQAAAAIAAVTLGGHGGSSVCPFVATFVHIYAVAVWLGGMTLIALVHRSVPQRWHRVAVAHVGLAGAAGVVLAVLQIRPLAALTTTAYGVTLLVKISLVAATVVAGYVVYRAARTHIPSRAVLVETVLALLIVGVTSSLSSLTPARASYTTNVAIRLDFGGPDVLDVDIDTVRRGSQVVTVRDPDGSPDAGVGLELSSAQANVARLPVELSQDRTTGDAVTWRSAGLIVPAPGRWKVTVRFDNGSGPKLASFFYQVL
- a CDS encoding ABC transporter ATP-binding protein, with product MTQASIAESPADTAGVKIRARGLRKEFPHVGKGVKDAPTVTEVLRTFDLDIHEGEFLALLGPSGCGKSTFLNILAGLESYDGGELLLDGSPVRGVSKNVGVVFQSYALFPWLSVQKNVEVGLKVRSIPSDERHQTSQRILKTVGLENFAHHLPHRLSGGMRQRVAIARSLAYDPEVLVLDEPFAALDAQTREFLQNELLRIWESGARKKTILFVTHSIDEAIFLSDRIAVMTKRPGSVKDLIDVSLPRPRDDDSRASAEFGRIRGQVAQILKEEVEVGNN
- a CDS encoding ABC transporter permease, whose protein sequence is MVTTEAATPTAVQPSPAVEPAPGASPRTPLWRARLAKYDKYLYGAVGVTLVVFAWWSATATGVLDPKFLTPPQTVLSKLADGLAAGGDLRQQVWPSLRRGLSGFLIGTGLGVVLGILVGSVRVLEKAFDPVLLFFRSLSILALFPVFLLFFGIGEQSKVAIVTWAAFWPVFISTVNAVKGVEKILLNAARTLGAGRAYIFTRVVLPASVPNIFPGVRLAASYAFTALVAAEYLGATEGIGIYIRSSQESYQIAAMYSGIVVLGIIGVTLNLLLAGVEKRLTAWQLGLTNK
- a CDS encoding YcnI family protein; the protein is MIVTAAPAAAHVRVDEGQQPPRGGYGIVRLIVPTESEQASTIGVTVTVPDNIELTSARTLPIPGWTANVETEPTGDGQRVSRITWRAIDKAGGIKPTEYGEFAFSAGPWPENAETVPLLSDQSYSDGSVVSWNEIAVDKDSEPEHPAPVVTLGAAEAGHTHDGHGAPTLVPAGSPGGESWLWRATSVVALLLALGSSAALAVTLRRRS